The Parambassis ranga chromosome 4, fParRan2.1, whole genome shotgun sequence genome includes the window AGTGTGGACACAAAGTGTCTCCTCTACAGCAAATATGATCACGATATTTTTACATGTGACATATGTGTGTATCTGATACATTATTGAGAGtctatgatgtcattttgtgtgaCAATTTGTTAGTTTTAGCACTCTGTCTCTCAGGTCTGGCTTTCATCACAAATACAGATCACATTTAATGCTCTCCAAGTGCCAAAACTTTAAAATCTCTGTAACAATCAGGTAGTTCAATATTAATATTGATGATAAACAAATATGCCGAAAGGCTTCTATGTCAGCTAACAGGTACATTTTGCAACAGTGTGCTTTGTGTTTcctttctttatttaaagaaacacGGAGGAATCTGCGGCCCCTGGATCCCTGACGATGGAAAAATAGTGACTCACACTGTATCCAAAGCAGGGAAAATGACCCAGAAATACTGGACATCAAAGGTGAACCTTCAAAAGAATTTGCCACACATTTGGAGAACATTTGTTTTACACcaccatgttaaaatatttagAAACACACTGGTTGCTGTCTTTTTGTACTGTCACGCTGCAACATGACAGATGTTTGTCATTGCATTACAGCTTGATGACAAGTGAGCACAAGTGTTTGTTTAAAGTCTGTGAGAGTGAGGACTCACCTTTACTGTGTTTGCAGCTATGACACATTGATTCAGTGTAAATAggtttttttgtgcatcttcaTATAACCTCAAAGGGACGAACTGATATCATGGTGTTTTTAACCTCTCTATCATAGTACACAGCAGATTCTTAACTGCACTATCActgtgttttcatattttagGTTGTGTTGATTCATGTTGGGGTCACCTCAGTCATTGCTCATATCAAAATAGGACAGATGCACGCAGCACTGGAGTCCAAAGTGCTTGTTGTCAGTGCTCAAGGTCAGTCTGTTAACATTTAGTCTAAATCagatacagtcacacagcaTAAAGCTGCATTTAGTCAAAATGAAGTACAGTATATACACTGTTTCTTTAAAAGAGATAATAAAGAGAGAGATAATAAAGAGATAATAACAAATTGTTATTATCATCTCTTTTACTGTGTTCTACTTATTATAAAGTTTGTACCTTTGCATTTTGAGAGTACTCGTGATGTTCTTTCAGTGTGCGGGGATAATGTCTGCGAGCCGGAGGAAAACTGTTTGAACTGTCCGGCAGACTGTGGCATCTGTCCGATGTCCATCACTATCAAAGTGGCCATTGGGCTTCCAGTCACCTTGTTCAGCACCGCCTTTATTTTAACCATGGTggtcagtaacacacacacacacacacacacacacacacacacacatgattcatttgctgatgtttatcttctcttttcctcttccaTGCAGTGGCTCCAGTACCAGAAACAGAAGATGTTTTGGGATGAAAGCTGGATCATTAACTACAAGAACATAATATTTGGTAAAGATCATGTTTACACATGTATTTCCACAGAATATACAATTTACAAGAGGCCCTAGACTTCCTTTCAAGTCCCCATTCATGTTCTAAAGGAATGCATTACTTTCATTTACAATATATAAGTGCTTGCATTAAAGCCTTTGTAATGTGTGATAAATATGTGTAGACCTTTCTGGAGCTTTTGAAGATCCCTATTCCCTGTGTCCACACTGTGCTGCCTGCAGGTCGAGTGGGATGTGTGGGCCCCGGCAGCACCATGAGCCTGCAGCGGGTGAAGAGCAACTCCAGCGTCAGTAGAACAACCGATGTGACTGTGTTTACCGGAGTCAACACTTCCTTCAAACAGGGCTGCATACAACCAGGCATATAGTGAGAATCATAGATACGTTTTATTATTAGTTCAGATACATGTTAATGAACCTGAGGGTAAATCCCATTTCTGTGGTGTTtacttgtgtttgtgctgcagtgatGGCAGGGCAGTGGCAGTGAAACACATCCACAAGAAACACTTCACTCTGTCTAAAACCATCAGAAAGGAGGTGAAAGAAGTTCGGTGAGGAAACTCCTGCAGGAGAAAGACCGAAAATGTAATGAtgtgtcatttctgtttttaaattaaacttttttttagctaattttttaaatttgttaCACTGTCCAGCCAACTGGACCATCCCAACCTCTGCAAATTCATTGGTGGTTCCATCGAGGTTCCTTATGTGAGCATCATCACTGAGTACTGCCCCAAAGGAAGTCTATCTGATGTCCTTCTCAACGATGATATACCCATCAACTGGGGTTTTAGGTGAGAAAAACTTTTGACCTGTTGATCAATCGGCTGGTTTTCCAAAAACGTGGTGGTGTCTTTTCTTAACTAACACAATCAAAAATGCCTTCATGTTAgtttaaactttaaataaacaaacagaaagcatCTTTATTTTCTTCAAGCTGCCAGACAAATGAGTGCAGAACACATAACCAGTAACAtctccatccttccatccatccatccatccaggtTGTCTTTTGCCAGTGACATCGCCCGTGGCATGTCTTACCTCCACCAGCATAAGATGTTTCATGGGAGGCTGCACTCCAGAAACTGTGTTGTTGATGACCGCTGGGTGTGCAAAATATCAGGTAACAATGTACCAATATCACAGTCAAACTACAATTTGTGTTCCGAGTCAGCTTTAATCATATGTTTTCATCATTTACACTAAGTCACCAAACATATAGGAATCATTTCATGACTGAGCCACGTCCTACACTGTCAGCAGCTTTACTGTAAAAGTGACAACAGCATCATGGTTTACTGTGTTCTTGTTTTCAGATTACGGCCTCACAGCCTACAGAAAAGAGGACTTAGAGGCCGTCAGTAATGGCTTCAGCTGTGGGGATGTAAACTACACATACTGTGCTCCAGAAGTGCTGCTGGGAAGCAGCTTCAACGTAACAGCAGCGGCAGATGTGTACAGGTGTGCTTGACTCACACCGTCACTTTAGATCGCTGTGTAACATTTGGAAAGAAATTATATTCCTTCTCTTCGTTTCCCTGCTCTCCTCAGCTACTCCATGATTCTGGTGGAGATTGCGACTCGCTCTGACCTAATTTCAGTGAGTATGGCAGCCCTCTTGGTAGATTACAACCTTCAGCTCCCTTTTGATCTCTGCTTTGTAACCCGCACTGCTCTCTACCAGGACCAGGCTGAGGGAGTGAGGGTGGATATCACGTGGCGCCCCCCTCTGCCTGAACTCAAGGCAGGGAAGGCTGATACTGACTGTCCCAGTCAGGGAGACTACTGTGAGGTAATATATAAAGGAATATATTGGGGTTTGATTTGTGATTGATAATTCTGTGTCATAAGATTAAAAAAGGTCTGTTTTAGAAATCATGGTTCAGAGGCAGAATCTCTTCTTTGTGGAAATTATTTTGTGGAAACAgggtggactttcactcaggattCCAAGGTTCAAGTCCCTCTAATACTGCAAGCTCTATTGTTTTCAACACCAGACTAGATTTACTAGTCTTATTCTGTGATAACAATGCAAATTTAACAAGGCTTTGCTCTCTTCACTATCAGCTCATTAAGAAGTGCTGGTCTCACAACGTCACCATGAGGCCAACATTCGAACAGGTGAAGAAGATGCTGGAAAAGATGAACCCACACAAAGTCAGCCCTGTGGACATGATGATGAATCTGGTAATAACCCAGTGAAATAAAACTCAGTGTAACATTGCCCAAGGCTGTTTTTGTGCCCTCTCCCTAGATGTGAGTTTCTTTAACTGCAGATGGAGAAGTACAGCAAGCATTTGGAGGCCATCGTAGCAGAAAGAACGCAAGACCTCCTTcaggagaaacagaaaacagatcGACTGCTGTACAGTAAGTCAGGATTGACAGGCTACATAAATGATATTATTGTCattacacatttattattttcagTGTATGTTGTTATGCAGCAAATAGACAGACGCTGCTGTTTAATCCAGATAGAATTACTTGAATGATGAGGCTTCACTAACTCAAATGTACTTACTGCCATCTGGTGGAGCAGGAAGGATATAACAGCTGCTGTTCTTGTGCAGGTATGTTACCAAAGCCGGTGGCTGATGACCTTCGGCAGGGCCGAACAGCAGAGGCTCAGAGCTTCTCCAATGCCACCGTCTACTTCAGGTTTGTATTGCGGCATTCAAATAAGACTAAACATTTTGAACACTACTTAAAGTTTAAAGACTGGATTAATATCTCTTCCTGCTGACctaatcagaaaaaaatagaaatcatTCCGCTGAGTGTTAGTGTAAGCTTTATAACGTAGGAATCACAGTTTCCAGTGTTATGCATCTGTGCTTTGAGTTAAATTAGTTAGATCTTCATTCATTGAATTGAATGCacagtgtttactgtttgatttAGATGCTGCGACATGAAAACTATAGCTGActgtatttctctctctctcgcagcGATATTGTCGGCTTTACTCAGCTCTCTGGTGCCAGCACCCCCCACCAGGTCGTGAATTTCCTCAACCAACTTTACACCACCTTTGATGATATTATTGACAATTATGATGTCTACAAAGTGGAGACAATAGGTGATGCCTGTAAGTAAATTGATGTCCAAAATCCTGATTATAGccacacgaaaaaaaaaaaactaaacaaaacaaaacaaagggcAGTTTATCGATTAGGCTATGTGATGTTCTCCCGTCAGGATATCTCTATCTTCCTGTAATGTCCCATCTTCTCTAGATATGGTGGTCTCGGGGGTCCCTAAGGAAAACGGCATCAATCATGCAGGAGAGATTGCAAGCATGGCCCTGGATCTTGTCGCCGTCTGCCACTCTTTTAAGATCCCACACAAGcccaacacacagctgaagatCCGCGCCGGGATCCACTCAGGTATATACTATATTAGCTTTTCTGCTGCACAATAACAGGGAGGTAAAATGTGTCGGTGTATTTTGGGGCTATGTCATACATGCAATATTGTGTTGCTGCTCTTTATCCTGCAAGGACCTGTTGTTGCTGGTGTGGTTGGCACTAAAATGCCACGCTATTGCCTGTTTGGGGACACAGTCAACACAGCATCACGGATGGAATCAACAAGTGATGGTAAATGGAACAGTTTAATACAGTGTGCCCTCCAGGTTTGATTTTATGTCAGGTACATGTCTTGAGTTCAGCTTTTTGGCCTGTGACTACAAACGTCATAACTCCTGTGGTAAACCCAGTGTATAGTGCCCTCATGGAGAATGAGCCTCAATGGATTATCATTTACATGATATCTAATGAAAATGAAGTTGGAGTTGGAAATGACGTTTATTTGGTTTGTAATTATACATGAAAACAATATACACACAATATGAGCAACAAATAATCTAATCTGAGGATTAAAGTTCAAAAACACTGCATGCTGTACATAGCAGACTAAAATGAGCTACTGTaatatgtttgtttctttatcaTAGCTCTGAAGATCCAGGTTAGTGGGGCCACAGCTGACCTGCTGCATACGCTGCGAGGCTACATTCTGACCTGCAGAGGAACACTTAATGTAAAGGTACCAGATTCATGCCGTACTCTGTAGTCTTTGTAACTTGATGAGAAACCAGCAGTACTTTTTATGTGTACAGAGGTTTCTGCGGTtcgtgtgaggggggggggacacAAAACCCTGCAGAGGCGGAGCATTGTCGTTACATTCCAGGCTGTGGTCATGGCGACTGGATATTTTATTGTGTTAGTAAACCCATCTCACTGAGCTGATAACGAAGCTGAAACactggattctttttttctttgataaTTGCTTTTAGCTATAAAGATGTaccacatttttacatttggattaaagcattcagaaaaaacattaAGACATATTTGTAAAATAATCTATGGTATTTTAACCCCTTCCCTCAAGGTTGAAGCTCTCTTCAAGAGCTCTTTATCTGAACGTTTCTCTCCATTATACTTGCTTCTATTCACACTGCAACCTAAAACCTCTTTTTGGGTGGTGCCTGGGTGATTACAGGGGAGGGGTTCACTTCTCAACCCCAAGGGACAGCCCTGCATTGCTCACACTTGTGATGTCTTGCTCAGAggtggcctcagctgctgctctctgccctCCATCAAACGCTAATGGCTTTATTTAAAATTCAAAGGGATGCATGCTTTGCAATATgaccctcttctctctcttgtatTCACCCTGAGCTGCtttctctcatttttctttATTCAACAGGGCAAAGGGGACATGACAACATGGTGGCTGGAATCAAAAAAAGCTCATCACACAGACCCACTGCTCAGGACGTCAGAATCCAAAGCAGTCCCAGTACCAGTTAGTGACTAGACCCTAGTAAAATATGAAAATTATGACAAGTTGATAAAAGATATAGGATAAACAAATGATTGACCACAAATATGAATTCAAAAGACAGAATTTTTTTCATATGTGTAAGAGAAATATGCAGAGAAAACTGCCAGAGTttaggaaatgttttttttctctgtagatCTGTTTTTGTATTGTCAAGCTGACCTATTCTGTGTGCTGAATTTAAAGAAGAATCACTGCCTAAAGATTTAACTCTTACAACACCAAATATATGTCAAGGGTTTCTGATGTATTTGGTCTGTGTTTTCGTTTAAaaatcactttgtgtgtgtgtgttttttctttgacattttatttatttgtccgTCTTCACCTGTCTCTTATGTCTTTCTAGGCAGTTTTATTATCTGAAAATTATTGTATCAACACTTAGTCTTTTTGTAGAATAAACCTTTCCATTTGTGGTCTACCAAGTAATAATTGTACAGTAATTGTGTTGCTtttatgtaaaaacaacaacaacaacaaacaaacagaaacagttaATGAActtatatttgtttgtgttaaattaaaTGTTGATGCAGAGGCTTGTTACACAAACTACTTTTGTTTGAATGTAAGGCTGTTTTGTAGTTCTGTATGTTGTTGCTTGTTGTGCAGTGCAATAAGTACTTTTGTTAAATGTTGTTACATTAAAGTTACTATAAAGTTGTATGAAGGGTGGATTTGCAGAATCTAATTATAGAATTTCTTTGTACACACACTGTAGAAAGTGTTGTCAGCCCACTGTACCACAAACAAATCACACATACTTCTACCTGAATGGTTTTGAAGGAGCgtgttgtttttattctcagccatcagccaatcacagtccGCCGTGTTTGGTTGCTAGACAACGAGTGGGCCAATTAGCGCTGTGTTTGGTGTGCGTGCCGTGGTGTGTGTCATTTGGACCGACATGGCTTAAGGAGCTCTTGAGGGAAGGAGCGGTCTGGAAACACACAACGAAGTGCAGCGTCGTGTAAGTGCTGGAaacatttttgttattatttactTCATGgagtaaataaacatttgttgtCGTAACTGCTCGGTTTGTGACGGGAAAGCCCGAACAGGCACGTCTACTCGTTCGTCTTCAGGTTGTTTTTAGGTGGTGGACACTCGGCGTTTATCGGTAGTTTAAGgcagataatagacctgtagttCATGTGTCTTGTCTTATTTAACAGTTTAACATCACAGTACTATGATTGTGTGACACAGCTAGCTCTTGTCCCTGATGTGTAAAAGCAGTAAAGGGAGCCTGAGGTAGCTAATCAGGTCAGTGTTTGCACATATAATATTCACTTATTTTTCTGTTGTAGTATTAACAATATCTAGCTATAGCAGCAGTGTTGAAATTCTGACCCTTTTACTTTTGCAGCTGTTTATAGGGAGGACTTGCAGAGCTGTTGTCTTAGCCTGAACATACACTGAATGTAGGCAGTTCACTCCAGGTTACCTCATCATTTGCCTCATTTCTGAGAATGTGGTCAGctaaaataatattaatgaaGCTAACTCTGCTTTTCAGTTTAAATTGATTAATGGTGAAtgaaaggttaatgctggttgAGTTGTCAGTCTAATCTGAGGGCAGACTTTTCAAGCCTCATGGGTGCAGGCTTGCCATCTGTCCCACCAGACTGATTAAGTATCACAGAAACTTAACTGCAGGTCCTCTAATTTTACAGAGGTGCACCCCTTCTGATAACTTCTATAGGTGGACAAAGATCACTAAGCTTTTTTAAA containing:
- the LOC114434667 gene encoding atrial natriuretic peptide receptor 2; protein product: MAPWTAASFCLCFLLGVNCWHDLDNTEYDCWPINNPNDYNMISCGGLEMAWVQRPPEKVTNGEEFNVSYTVTASDSFYEYAVRNKIFQFSDAADAKRFCHEHECPSHWNNANELNCCVYHANIHSCPLGLMKHGGICGPWIPDDGKIVTHTVSKAGKMTQKYWTSKVVLIHVGVTSVIAHIKIGQMHAALESKVLVVSAQVCGDNVCEPEENCLNCPADCGICPMSITIKVAIGLPVTLFSTAFILTMVWLQYQKQKMFWDESWIINYKNIIFGRVGCVGPGSTMSLQRVKSNSSVSRTTDVTVFTGVNTSFKQGCIQPGIYDGRAVAVKHIHKKHFTLSKTIRKEVKEVRQLDHPNLCKFIGGSIEVPYVSIITEYCPKGSLSDVLLNDDIPINWGFRLSFASDIARGMSYLHQHKMFHGRLHSRNCVVDDRWVCKISDYGLTAYRKEDLEAVSNGFSCGDVNYTYCAPEVLLGSSFNVTAAADVYSYSMILVEIATRSDLISDQAEGVRVDITWRPPLPELKAGKADTDCPSQGDYCELIKKCWSHNVTMRPTFEQVKKMLEKMNPHKVSPVDMMMNLMEKYSKHLEAIVAERTQDLLQEKQKTDRLLYSMLPKPVADDLRQGRTAEAQSFSNATVYFSDIVGFTQLSGASTPHQVVNFLNQLYTTFDDIIDNYDVYKVETIGDAYMVVSGVPKENGINHAGEIASMALDLVAVCHSFKIPHKPNTQLKIRAGIHSGPVVAGVVGTKMPRYCLFGDTVNTASRMESTSDALKIQVSGATADLLHTLRGYILTCRGTLNVKGKGDMTTWWLESKKAHHTDPLLRTSESKAVPVPVSD